In Ptychodera flava strain L36383 unplaced genomic scaffold, AS_Pfla_20210202 Scaffold_86__1_contigs__length_474469_pilon, whole genome shotgun sequence, the sequence caaattatgATTCAGGGAACGTAAGTACAATAGCGGGTTCAAGTCACGTAAAATGAAGACACCGCTGTAATATGGGTACTCGCTCAAAGCTTCAAAAAATTAGTGTTCAAAAAGCTATTTCTATGTATACAGAAAGATAAATACTGAGGGGATCAGTTTCAATGAAGAAAATTATCAATGGCAATAGAATAAAGACTTGTAAAACTATATAcacattttcacatattttctaATGCAATTTCTTAAGACAACATTTTCTAATGAagagacaaaactgctgaaatcttgattttgattttaaatagTTTTTTAGATAAAAAACTTTTCATATTGATGAAGTATAAAAATGTATTCTAAATAGACGGAAATGAGTATTTTCGTTTGATATAGAAGTTATTATGAACCTTAGCTGGGTCGTCCTTGGGATACATGTTATAAGTTTCTTTTAAAGAATGGAGTTGTTGATTATTCGTCATTTCTATTCTTCCCCTGGTTATGTATGACTAATGCCTGTCATTTGCCGAAATAGTTGTTCAAGGCATAATGCAAGCAATTATTATTTACTGGTttttacaaataaacaataatctTGTTCCGTAGATGTTGTAACTTGTACTCAATTTTGTAAGGCGAACGCGTCAAATGATGTGAAGAGTATTGAGTCATAAAACGTCACCATAACTGTGAGCACGTCACCTGCTGTGTGAATACTATGGGCACAAAACGTCATCAAAACTGCAAATCATCGACCAGAATAAACATAATCAGCGATACCAGTACTGTAAGAAAAGCAAGTAAAACATGAGATCCTTGCACGATCACTGAACAATATCAGCGATAACAAATGCTATTCTCCGGAGGTGTCTCGCTATGACTATAGCGCATATTGTCCATGAAATCCCTCAGCAATTAAGACTTTAAATGTtctatttcaataatttattgttttttgagagggttaaaatcataatattttgttgTATGAATTTTGGTCTTGGTCTAGGAGACAGAGTCTATGTAAACTTTAGGTTCCAAGataagaaattgaccattttaaactgacaattctctagtgtttaataagctcagaacccccgtaaattgtatatttttcggAAAgtctagatatagggaaacattttggttaccatagtgtcaccattgtttacataactatcacgtgataggtaatttgcataacctttcaaaaatcggtttccctatgttttgtttcaatgctttgagatatgtggctgaaattcatgtgagtgcaagctatcctacagtcttcaaaagtgtgtctcagaatttttttaaaccttcttaaacagtatttatgccagaaaaacttccagagcagtgaagtttaccatagttgatttctttaaaattgtgctgcaaaaaaaactaagcaagatatataataaatctgagacacactttgaaagagcatcgtaacagcttgcattccagcaagtttgagtcagatattttgaagtattgagacaaaacatagggaaaaccgacttttgaaaggttatgcaaattatcttgtcacgtgatagttgtgtaaacaatggtgacactgtggttaccaaaatgttcccatatatgtacgctttcagaaaatgtatactttacgggggttctgagtttattaaccgttagagaattgttagattaaaaacgtcacatttcttgtcttggaaccttaattacAAGATGTTTCTTTGTAGGCCCAAAACTCAGTATTTAAAACTCCGGGTCCGTAGGTAATGCTTTTACTTTGATTTCTCTGATCTAAGGCATCCCTCTACGTGGATAGACAGcgaacaaaatttcaacacattaATCTTGCAGTTAACATAAAATTTAAGGAAAATGAATGATCAATACCGAATgggactttttttttcatttatgggATTTCAAGCAACTCACCGACTGAAGCACTTTTAAGGCAAGAGGCTTTCCCATGGTGATCACAATGGTCTAGATAGTCGTCTCTGAGATATTCGGAGATACACCGTCCATTTTCGTGGTCGTTTTCATTCCTGCACTTTCCATCTTCATCTGATCACAAAATAACGCACATAAAGCTTCAAAATGTTACCTTTTAAACGAAGATTTAATAAATGTTACAATAGTCGGTCGTATGTGAATCAGGTACAAAATTCTGGTGCTACTGACGCACAGATGAGATAGAGATGTATTTGTGCTTTTCAACGACCACGAGGTAATTGGCTACTTTACACAATCACTGGGCAAAATAAACTGCGTGTTCTTCATTATACATCAATCTTACCTGACATGTAGAACAGTGTATAGATTCCTTTGAATCCCTTTTCGTTTTGAATAGCGTCACTGATTTGCATTTCAAGTGTAATTCTGCCGCTTGAGACGAAGCCATTCCCATGATGCCCCTGGCACACTATGCCAATCAGTTTACTATCACTGAAGATCTTTATCATTTCCAATCTATTGTCACATGGCGTAATGATGCCTGTTCGAAAAAGAGAAAATGTTATTCGCAGATTCTCCTCGTATATTATACAATTTCGGATTGGTGATGTACTAATACAATAATATTTGTAAAGCTGAGAAAGTCGCGATTCATATCGCTTTACCACGACTTCACCCACAGATCGCAGGACACTTGTTTCTGTGTTGTTTAAATATTGTAACATTACTCAAATCAATTATACCTTAATCTTACGTACACTTCTCTCTATGGCGAGCAAAAATATCCTTCAAACGCCTCAGAAAAAGAGTCCATCTatgtttattacacctcactcattcagcgtgcactgccattggttagacacgactcacgtgacatgtaagaACGTAATGACGCCCTCtacgaacgtgatgatgccctctgcgaacttgatgatgccctctgcatttgatattacatggatgacgtcattttacttactgcgcatcctttctgcgcctaacaaattgtcgttcgcttgtacttgctactactatcgctgcgaaacgtcatgcagagctgtcacagGCACAGTTAGACGACATTTTGAtccaagtaaacagcaaacgaacgaaaatggtaACAAgtaatgcaatttctgtgttcatcgactatgcaagcaacaaatttggatacaccaccgaggagatcggcaaactttcagcggcaaccctggactcggcactgacaacattttacgctgaggttcggactcagaaaggcgaactgtactcgaataagtctttgtgtttttgtgtctttgcatgtttgcttgttcggtgtaataaaaataataaaacatgagagctagggcaatatcacgacttttgcctgccctcgggctggtggtcatgaatgaaatattgatgatgccctcgcctacggctcgggcatcatcaatatttcgatcatgaccacatcccttgggcaggcaataaatcgtgatattgccctcgcacTCATGTGTGATTATTTAAATATGTCCCTATATAACTTATATCATCTAAAAAAACTGACGACATACACTGTTTTCCAGAATGATGAATACTTCTCGGGTTTAATGTATCACCTTGTACATATGCATTACCTGAGTGAACGTCCGGTGAATTACGTTGGCCAGAGCATGCCGTCCTTCAACCAGCAGTCCTTACACCTGATATCAAAGTCTTAAGACAAACATCGATCACTTTCATTACAAAGCCGACAGCATTCTTCCACTCCATTGATAATATGATGAAATCCATCGTTAATGTCTGACCCATGTCTTTTCCTTGTAAGATTCGATGTGGCAACCAGGATCTTGGGACATTGGTCGACAAACGCTGTAAAATTCCAACTGTACGCAGCAACATATATAGTACAAACACATCAAGGTGCTTCAACGTAAAACGCAGATTCATGAAAGTTCAATCCAATCTAAGAAAACACTCACAGACTTGTTAGAAGACCGCCAAACTGTAAGAGTGACAGAAATAAAACAGGCCACAGCAGCTGGAAGGTCAAACTTAAAGCCTGTTAAACTACCtattattttccttcttacggGGACAGCTACTGTTAGATTATACAAGATAAATTGAATAACCATCGTGTATTCTTATGATAACACGCAGCATACTTTGTACACTCATGTAAAATCTGTCATTGTGAAAAAGCTTTCAGGTAGCTGCCGAAAATTTTTGCCCAGAGTTTGTGCTGTTTTAGGTTCTAATTAGAGCCGCACTTTAATCACACTTACAGTcataacatcaacaacaacaaaatgaacGGACaacacaaacaatcaaacattgatacatacataaatcACGCACAAACTTGCGCGTATAACTACTTACCTAAACACATACGGaccacacatacgtacgtacatgagCGGCATCCTACCTTGATCAATCTCCTCTGATAAAGTGATATCTGTAAATTGACGTATGTTTGGTCGTATACTCTGTCGTTCCTGATCTCGAGCTCgtatttttctttcacaagttcGGAACCGTTCGGGTAAGTTCGGTGAGAAGACAGTTAACCACCTGTTGCCTTTGTTTCATCATCTTCCCTGACTGCAGGGCACCAAGGTCAAGTAAGTTAGGAGTAGAATTGCTTAATATACCAAATTATTTTATGGAAATGAAAAGATAGCATAACACTACTAATGTCAAGGCAAGGTTCTGATGgtacaatacagtacagtacagtacagtacagtatagtacagtacagtacagtacagtacagtacagtactgtaCCATATTGTTATATAATGTACTGTACTTTGCTTACGTACTGAACTGCACTGCGCTGTACGGTACtgtattgtactgtactgtactgtactgtactgcactgcactttactgtactgcactgcactgcacgcactgcactgtactgtactgtactgtacgtactgtactgtactgtactgtactgtactgtactgtactgtactgtactgtactgtactgtactgtactgcactgtactgtactgtactgtactgtgctgtactatactgtactgtactgtacagtaaTGCATTTTACAGTAATATACTGTACTATGCTGCACTGCACTGTAACCGTACTGTActctactgtactgtactgtgctgtgctTTGCTGTACTGTACTCTTcggtactgtactgcactgtacttaactgtactgtactgtgctgcagtatactgtactgtactttaATGTATTGCATTGTACAGTAATGTactatactgtactgtactgtactgtactgtattgtactgtactgtactgtactgtactgtactgtactgtactgtactgtactgtactgaactgtactgtactgtactgtactgtactgtactgtactgtactgtactgtactgtactgtactgtactgtactgtactgtactgtactgtacttgaTTGTATTGTACAGTAATGTATTGTACAATGATGTGCTGCACTATTGCATACCTTTCGGCTCTATTGTAACTTGTCCAGCGCTTTTCTAATGTCTGAGCTACGAGGCATTGCGTATACAAAACAGTTACTGGCAAGCAACCATGTTAAACAGACCTGTGTAATCAGTCCTCAATGGAAGTTCACTCCTGAAAATTTTGTATACAAAATAAGATCGTGTCATTTTATTCATTAGTTGATTtcgtacaaaaaaaaaaaaaaaaacgtcaaTGATAGTTTTTAGGGAGTGTTAATTAGCAAAAGTTATTGTTTTTTATGACTTCCTCCAATAAGCTATTTATTTCCGAAGTAAGTTCATTCCTTAACCTGTACTATCGTACTTTGCGATGAGGCACATACGTTGCAAGAAATACCACCTTCCCTTGTTGGAACAGAAGGTATGTGCTAATACAACGTAGAACATTTAAAGGTAGAACGCTCCTGGGCGACAGATATCGGGGCTCTCAAACGTTTATAATTTTAATCTgattaccacttgtgggggctcattttaacagttaagtatttcactttcaagacgtatactaccttaaggacGGAAATAGCTCAACTTAAGACCCGAAAGCCATGTTTCCCATTAAAAGGATGAGTGTTTCAACTCACATCAGTGGTATGCTGACATTCAGATTCATGATAAAGTCGTGATACCTAGGAATTTGTCCACTAGACCATGGGTCCGCCGCTATTTCATACCATCTTTAATCGATATATATTGAGATACAGTCGCTTAAGAAAGTGAAGACCACTAAAATTGTCGAAGTAATTAACATCAAGACAGTTTATGGTCGCAGGGCCAGTTGTGGTGGTAACATTTTTGTAAAGCATGTGTAGCCGAACGGCGGTAACGATTGTTGTATTTGACCAATATCAGTCGAGTAGGCGTAATAATTATAGTATCATGCTTATCGACGAGAAATTCCCTTCGGCGGAACTTTGGCTGAAATTACAATATACTATGACTGACAGTGGTGACgataatattatatcatttcATAAAGAAAGCATTAAACATCGTATCAGTTATTACCCCGTGTTTGTTGAGGTTATGTCGGAATGAATTTACAGTTAACTAGATATTCAATTTccaatgttttttgaaaatacacatcgGTGTCTTCGGTAAGTAAAGATAATATCAAAGATCGATATTGTTACTCGAGACGCGGTCATACCATGATGCGGCCTAGTCTTTCAAATGGTACTTACATCTAACCTTGTACACAACGAAACAAAGCAACTTACCCTGAACTAATAAACTAGCCTACATCAACATTT encodes:
- the LOC139129042 gene encoding uncharacterized protein yields the protein MIKIFSDSKLIGIVCQGHHGNGFVSSGRITLEMQISDAIQNEKGFKGIYTLFYMSDEDGKCRNENDHENGRCISEYLRDDYLDHCDHHGKASCLKSASVVLVSLIMFILVDDLQF